The Rhododendron vialii isolate Sample 1 chromosome 8a, ASM3025357v1 genome has a window encoding:
- the LOC131336582 gene encoding probable leucine-rich repeat receptor-like protein kinase At1g68400, whose protein sequence is MGYSALKNALIFMYYTVPLLGRIGVVMSIGQADDYFPEERDGLLQLRDFINSTSNLHGNWTGPPCHKNGSRWAGIGCRNGHVVHLVLEGNQLTGSLPQTPFLGNMAFLRKLSFRNNSIRGRLPSLKNLLYLEQVFLSRNSFSGSIPSEYTDLPRLTKLELQHNSLTGSIPPFDQPTLTTLNVSHNRLAGRIPSNQVLDRFPKSSYDHNSALCGKPLGIPCSVPPPHHRSPAANGKTKGTRGIWRFVLIAACAAGLVAFLVMLVFLCYYRKVRGKDAKGDQSGKGYAGIEEKKRYRSENADDPERMVKLEFFDKRRPVFDSDDLLRASAKVMGKGKLGTTYRATLESGSAVVVKRLKETSAWSNKDFVQQMQQLGSMRHENLVEIISFYYEEEKLVIYEFIPHGSLFELLHDNRGVGRVPLNWTARLSIIKEIAEGLAFIHQSLPYHGVPHANLKSSNVLIQCDGLKLHSKLTDFGLLPILTPRKSFENLAVGKTPEFSQGKNLTYKADVYCFGIILLEIITGKNPDEMSRGSGGMFDDLSDWVRSAVNSDCLTDVLDVEILSAREDRNDMLRLVEMALQCTDVTPAKRPKMSEFLRRIEEMERLNKQTGDAITRPTPVSSDPVFQIQPDIEETCLAGFHFEEAGFLETSPKQSAPRRSRLNHVFKRNP, encoded by the exons ATGGGGTATTCGGCTCTAAAGAACGCGCTAATTTTCATGTACTACACCGTCCCATTGTTGGGAAGAATCGGCGTCGTCATGTCGATTGGCCAAGCTGACGACTACTTCCCCGAGGAACGAGACGGTCTGCTTCAGCTGAGAGATTTCATCAACTCAACGTCCAACCTGCATGGGAATTGGACAGGGCCGCCGTGCCACAAGAACGGCAGCCGATGGGCCGGGATCGGCTGCAGGAATGGGCACGTTGTTCACCTCGTCCTTGAAGGGAATCAGCTCACTGGTTCCCTCCCACAAACGCCATTCCTCGGTAACATGGCTTTCCTTCGAAAACTCAGCTTCAGAAACAATTCCATCCGCGGCCGGCTTCCCAGCCTCAAGAATCTCCTATACCTCGAACAGGTGTTCCTCTCCCGAAACAGCTTTTCGGGTTCCATCCCATCCGAGTACACTGACTTGCCGAGGCTAACAAAGTTAGAGCTTCAACACAATTCTCTGACCGGATCAATCCCTCCCTTTGATCAGCCGACGTTAACCACATTGAACGTCTCCCATAATCGTTTGGCGGGTCGCATCCCATCAAACCAAGTACTCGATAGATTTCCGAAAAGCTCGTACGATCACAATTCCGCCTTGTGTGGGAAACCATTAGGAATTCCCTGCTCAGTACCACCACCACATCATCGTTCTCCGGCAGCCAACGGCAAAACAAAGGGAACACGCGGAATATGGAGATTTGTTTTAATTGCAGCTTGCGCTGCTGGACTTGTTGCTTTCTTAGTTATGCTTGTCTTCCTCTGCTATTACAGGAAAGTCCGCGGAAAAGATGCAAAAGGGGATCAGTCAG GAAAGGGATACGCTGGgatagaagaaaagaaaaggtatcGGTCAGAGAATGCAGATGATCCTGAAAGGATGGTGAAACTGGAATTTTTTGACAAGAGAAGACCGGTCTTTGACTCCGATGATTTACTCAGGGCATCAGCTAAAGTAATGGGAAAGGGAAAACTAGGCACTACGTACAGGGCAACGCTAGAATCAGGTTCTGCTGTGGTCGTGAAGAGACTCAAAGAGACGAGTGCATGGAGCAATAAGGATTTTGTTCAGCAGATGCAGCAGCTAGGAAGTATGAGGCATGAAAACCTAGTAGAGATCATTTCTTTCTATTATGAGGAGGAGAAGCTGGTCATTTATGAGTTCATCCCCCACGGCAGTTTGTTCGAGCTTTTACATG ATAACAGAGGAGTTGGTAGAGTACCTTTGAACTGGACTGCAAGACTATCCATTATCAAAGAAATAGCAGAGGGTCTCGCTTTCATACATCAGTCCCTGCCTTATCACGGAGTGCCTCATGCAAATCTCAAATCATCAAACGTACTTATACAGTGCGATGGGCTAAAACTCCACTCGAAGCTCACAGACTTCGGCCTCTTACCCATCCTTACACCTCGAAAATCATTCGAAAATCTGGCTGTTGGAAAAACACCTGAATTCTCTCAAGGGAAGAATTTGACATACAAGGCCGATGTCTACTGCTTCGGGATTATTCTTCTGGAGATCATAACTGGGAAGAACCCGGATGAGATGTCAAGGGGAAGCGGGGGAATGTTTGATGATCTTTCTGATTGGGTTAGATCAGCTGTTAACAGTGACTGTTTAACTGATGTGTTGGATGTGGAAATACTGTCAGCTAGAGAGGACCGCAATGATATGTTGAGACTTGTGGAAATGGCACTTCAGTGCACAGATGTGACGCCAGCGAAACGGCCTAAGATGAGTGAATTTTTAAGAAGGATAGAAGAAATGGAGCGACTGAACAAGCAGACCGGTGATGCTATTACCCGTCCCACTCCAGTGAGCAGTGACCCCGTGTTCCAAATCCAGCCAGACATAGAGGAGACTTGCCTCGCGGGATTCCACTTCGAAGAAGCCGGCTTCCTGGAAACAAGCCCCAAGCAGAGTGCACCGCGTCGTTCCCGATTGAATCATGTGTTTAAACGGAACCCTTAG
- the LOC131336590 gene encoding peroxidase 10-like — protein sequence MSQSAFRLSFVPLFCLLFLSHFVWSQLDYKFYDSTCPNLTKIVRFSVWSAIANDTRMAASLLRLHFHDCIVDGCEGSVLLDDTSTIKGEKNAFPNQNSARGFEVIDAIKANVEKACPSTVSCADILTLAVREAVFLAGGPFWAVPLGRRDGLTASEAAANRDVPSPFEPLKNLTAKFTAKGLDIKDMVVLSGAHTIGFAQCFTFKQRLFNFDGSGNPDPTLDASLRSNLQSVCPNRDDSNTNLAPLDPVSSTKFDNVYYKNLLNSSGLLQSDQALMGDNTTAALVNIYSKFPLLFAKEFGASMVKLSTVGVLTGQDGQIRKNCRVVN from the exons ATGAGTCAGAGCGCCTTCAGACTTTCATTCGTTCCCTTGTTCTGCCTCTTGTTCCTCAGTCATTTTGTGTGGAGTCAACTTGACTATAAGTTCTATGATTCCACGTGTCCGAACCTGACAAAGATTGTCAGATTCAGCGTGTGGTCTGCTATTGCCAATGACACTAGGATGGCAGCGTCTCTCCTGCGCTTGCACTTCCATGACTGTATCGTTGAT GGCTGTGAGGGGTCCGTGTTGCTCGATGATACTAGCACCATTAAGGGGGAGAAAAACGCTTTTCCTAATCAAAATTCGGCTAGAGGTTTTGAGGTCATTGACGCAATAAAAGCTAACGTCGAGAAAGCATGCCCATCAACTGTTTCTTGTGCTGATATACTCACTCTTGCAGTGAGAGAGGCTGTCTTTCTC GCTGGAGGGCCTTTCTGGGCTGTACCCTTAGGTCGTCGAGATGGCTTAACAGCTAGTGAGGCTGCAGCTAACAGAGATGTTCCATCACCTTTTGAGCCTTTGAAAAATTTGACTGCAAAATTTACTGCAAAGGGATTAGACATAAAAGACATGGTTGTGCTCTCAG GTGCACATACTATAGGCTTTGCCCAGTGCTTCACATTCAAGCAAAGGCTCTTCAACTTCGATGGGTCCGGTAACCCTGATCCGACCCTTGATGCATCTCTGCGAAGCAATCTGCAGAGTGTGTGCCCAAATCGAGATGATTCAAACACCAACTTGGCTCCACTGGATCCTGTTTCTTCTACCAAGTTTGACAACGTCTATTACAAGAACCTCTTGAACAGTTCTGGCCTGCTCCAGTCGGACCAAGCGCTTATGGGGGACAACACAACTGCTGCATTGGTGAACATCTACAGCAAGTTCCCTTTGCTTTTCGCAAAGGAATTCGGAGCGTCAATGGTGAAGTTGAGCACCGTTGGTGTGCTTACCGGACAAGATGGGCAGATAAGAAAGAATTGCAGGGTAGTGAACTAG